Proteins encoded within one genomic window of Cellulomonas flavigena DSM 20109:
- a CDS encoding histone-like nucleoid-structuring protein Lsr2, which translates to MAQKVQVLLVDDIDGGTADETVTFGLDGVTYEIDLTSDNAAKLRDAFAEWVGHARKVSGRSSSRSSGRSSSSSASRSARSNEAQEIREWAKANGHQVSERGRISAEVKKAYDDAH; encoded by the coding sequence ATGGCACAGAAGGTGCAGGTCCTGCTCGTCGACGACATCGACGGTGGGACGGCGGACGAGACCGTCACCTTCGGTCTCGACGGCGTGACGTACGAGATCGACCTCACGTCCGACAACGCCGCCAAGCTGCGTGACGCGTTCGCCGAGTGGGTCGGGCACGCGCGCAAGGTCAGCGGCCGCTCGTCGAGCCGTTCCTCCGGCCGTTCCTCGTCCTCCTCGGCGTCGCGCAGCGCGCGGTCCAACGAGGCGCAGGAGATCCGCGAGTGGGCCAAGGCGAACGGGCACCAGGTCTCCGAGCGGGGTCGCATCTCCGCGGAGGTCAAGAAGGCGTACGACGACGCCCACTGA
- the xylB gene encoding xylulokinase: MTLVAGVDSSTQSCKVVVRDADTGELVRQGRAKHPDGTEVHPHHWWDALQEAIADAGGLDDVAAISVGGQQHGMVVLDADGEVIREALLWNDTRSAQAAVDLIAELGEGDATVGAQAWAEAIGSVPVASLTVTKLRWLRDNEPENAAKVAAVALPHDWLTWKLAGGFAAVGFDGLVTDRSDASGTGYWSPFTEDYRPDLLERALGSVPRLPRVLTANEAGPVAPGFALTPVLCPGAGDNAAAALALGLLPGDVAVSLGTSGVVSAISSQPIADGTGLVTGFADATGAYLPLAVTLNASRVLDTACRMLGVDHSGLSQLALSAPAGADGLVHIPYLEGERTPNKPLSTGALHGMRMANTTPAHIARAAVEGMLCSLADGIDAMRAVGVPVERVFLIGGGAQSEAVRQIIPSVLGLDVQLPTPGEYVADGAARQAAWVLSSSDTPPAWSASSGAEVLTGEPTPVVREQYAAARDLTVDRPSA; this comes from the coding sequence ATGACGCTCGTGGCAGGTGTGGACTCGTCCACGCAGTCGTGCAAGGTCGTGGTCCGCGACGCGGACACCGGTGAGCTCGTGCGGCAGGGCCGCGCCAAGCACCCGGACGGCACCGAGGTCCACCCGCACCACTGGTGGGACGCGCTGCAGGAGGCGATCGCGGACGCCGGCGGCCTCGACGACGTCGCCGCGATCAGCGTGGGCGGCCAGCAGCACGGCATGGTCGTGCTCGACGCCGACGGCGAGGTGATCCGCGAGGCGCTCCTGTGGAACGACACCCGCTCCGCCCAGGCGGCGGTCGACCTGATCGCCGAGCTCGGCGAGGGTGACGCCACCGTCGGTGCGCAGGCGTGGGCCGAGGCGATCGGGTCCGTGCCCGTCGCGTCCCTGACCGTCACCAAGCTGCGCTGGCTGCGGGACAACGAGCCGGAGAACGCCGCGAAGGTCGCCGCCGTGGCCCTCCCCCACGACTGGCTGACGTGGAAGCTCGCCGGCGGGTTCGCCGCGGTCGGCTTCGACGGGCTGGTCACCGACCGCTCCGACGCGTCCGGCACCGGCTACTGGTCACCGTTCACCGAGGACTACCGCCCCGACCTGCTCGAGCGCGCGCTCGGGTCCGTGCCGCGCCTGCCGCGTGTGCTCACGGCGAACGAGGCCGGCCCCGTGGCCCCCGGGTTCGCGCTGACGCCCGTCCTGTGCCCGGGCGCCGGCGACAATGCCGCGGCCGCCCTCGCGCTGGGCCTGCTGCCCGGCGACGTCGCGGTGTCGCTCGGGACGTCGGGCGTCGTCTCGGCGATCTCGTCGCAGCCGATCGCCGACGGCACCGGCCTGGTCACCGGCTTCGCCGACGCGACCGGCGCCTACCTGCCGCTCGCGGTCACGCTCAACGCGTCGCGCGTGCTCGACACCGCCTGCCGGATGCTCGGCGTGGACCACTCGGGGCTCTCGCAGCTCGCGCTGTCGGCCCCCGCCGGCGCCGACGGTCTCGTGCACATCCCCTACCTCGAGGGTGAGCGCACCCCGAACAAGCCGCTGTCCACCGGCGCGCTGCACGGCATGCGCATGGCCAACACCACGCCCGCGCACATCGCCCGGGCCGCGGTCGAGGGAATGCTCTGCTCGCTCGCCGACGGCATCGACGCCATGCGCGCCGTGGGCGTGCCCGTCGAGCGCGTGTTCCTCATCGGTGGCGGTGCGCAGTCCGAGGCCGTGCGGCAGATCATCCCGTCGGTCCTGGGCCTGGACGTCCAGCTGCCGACCCCCGGCGAGTACGTCGCCGACGGCGCCGCCCGCCAGGCCGCCTGGGTGCTCTCCAGCTCGGACACGCCGCCGGCATGGTCCGCGTCGTCCGGCGCCGAGGTGCTGACGGGCGAGCCGACGCCCGTCGTCCGCGAGCAGTACGCCGCCGCGCGCGACCTCACGGTCGACCGCCCGTCCGCCTGA
- the xylA gene encoding xylose isomerase yields MVRKPTPEDRFSFGLWTVAWNGQDPFGSATRPWLDPVESVHKLAELGASHVTFHDDDVVPFGSSDADREKVLDGFRAALAETGITVEMVTTNTFSHPVFKDGAFTSNDRRVRRYALRKILRNVDLAASLDADTFVMWGGREGAEYDSAKDLYAAHQAYADGIDTVAAYIKEKGYKLRIALEPKPNEPRGDILLPTIGHALGLIAKLEHGDIVGLNPETGHEQMAGLNYTTGLAQALWADKLFHIDLNGQRGIKYDQDLVFGHGDLFSAFATVDLIENGFPGGGTKYTGPVHFDYKPSRTESFEGVWDSAAANMATYIILKERAIAFRQDPEVQEAVEAAGVLELAKPTLNEGESLADFLADRSAFEEFDADEVAKHGFGFVRLNQLALEHALGARG; encoded by the coding sequence ATGGTTCGCAAGCCCACCCCTGAGGACAGGTTCTCGTTCGGTCTGTGGACCGTGGCGTGGAACGGTCAGGACCCCTTCGGCTCCGCCACCCGCCCGTGGCTCGACCCGGTCGAGTCCGTGCACAAGCTGGCCGAGCTCGGCGCCTCGCACGTGACCTTCCACGACGACGACGTCGTCCCGTTCGGCTCCTCGGACGCCGACCGCGAGAAGGTCCTCGACGGCTTCCGTGCGGCACTGGCCGAGACCGGCATCACGGTCGAGATGGTCACCACCAACACCTTCTCGCACCCCGTGTTCAAGGACGGCGCGTTCACGTCCAACGACCGCCGCGTGCGCCGCTACGCGCTGCGCAAGATCCTGCGCAACGTCGACCTGGCCGCGTCCCTCGACGCCGACACGTTCGTCATGTGGGGCGGCCGCGAGGGCGCCGAGTACGACTCCGCCAAGGACCTGTACGCGGCGCACCAGGCCTACGCCGACGGCATCGACACCGTCGCCGCCTACATCAAGGAGAAGGGCTACAAGCTGCGCATCGCGCTCGAGCCCAAGCCCAACGAGCCCCGCGGCGACATCCTGCTCCCGACGATCGGCCACGCGCTGGGCCTCATCGCCAAGCTCGAGCACGGCGACATCGTCGGCCTCAACCCCGAGACGGGCCACGAGCAGATGGCCGGCCTCAACTACACGACCGGCCTCGCGCAGGCGCTGTGGGCGGACAAGCTGTTCCACATCGACCTCAACGGCCAGCGCGGCATCAAGTACGACCAGGACCTGGTCTTCGGCCACGGTGACCTGTTCTCCGCGTTCGCGACCGTCGACCTCATCGAGAACGGCTTCCCGGGCGGCGGCACCAAGTACACGGGCCCCGTGCACTTCGACTACAAGCCGTCGCGTACCGAGAGCTTCGAGGGCGTCTGGGACTCGGCGGCCGCCAACATGGCGACCTACATCATCCTCAAGGAGCGTGCGATCGCGTTCCGCCAGGACCCCGAGGTCCAGGAGGCCGTGGAGGCGGCCGGCGTCCTCGAGCTCGCCAAGCCCACGCTGAACGAGGGCGAGTCGCTGGCCGACTTCCTCGCGGACCGCTCCGCGTTCGAGGAGTTCGACGCCGACGAGGTCGCCAAGCACGGCTTCGGCTTCGTGCGCCTCAACCAGCTCGCGCTCGAGCACGCGCTCGGCGCCCGCGGCTGA
- a CDS encoding ROK family protein: MPRVDDDGRAALHGDAATTPREASTTFPDAPRTREGRAAERVPDPSRAARQAQMRTHNLSMTLAQVVDSTAPPSRAQIAAATGLARGTVTGLVDLLIEAGLVRELDPVVVARAGRPAVPLEVVRGRVAGVGMEVNVDYLGLRAVDLAGGVVAEAVEAADLRGSDPDVVLDRLAALAAPVLAGLATDGVRVAGTALALPGLVDRVTGPLRYAPNLGWRDVDVVARLAAHPGLAALPPRVANEANLAARAEAHARRGEVPPSFLYVSGEVGVGGALVLDGEIFLGRHGWSGEIGHVVVDGGPAGTRPVSLEQHAGQDAIAQAAGLVTGAPFAEVAEAVAAGDARARDAVHAAARWLGLALATVANVVDVSEVVLGGTFGLVYDEVRDVVADTLADRVIFAPWSAPVVSRSAAGDYPAMTGGALAVLRTVVADPTPWFASTTPV; the protein is encoded by the coding sequence ATGCCGAGGGTGGACGACGACGGACGTGCTGCGCTGCACGGCGACGCCGCGACGACCCCGCGGGAGGCCTCGACCACCTTCCCAGACGCACCGCGGACACGCGAGGGCCGTGCGGCGGAACGCGTCCCCGACCCGTCGCGCGCGGCCCGCCAGGCGCAGATGCGCACCCACAACCTGTCGATGACGCTGGCGCAGGTCGTCGACTCGACCGCACCCCCGTCGCGCGCGCAGATCGCCGCCGCCACAGGCCTGGCGCGCGGCACCGTCACGGGGCTCGTCGACCTGCTCATCGAGGCGGGCCTGGTGCGCGAGCTCGACCCGGTCGTCGTCGCACGCGCCGGGCGACCCGCCGTACCGCTCGAGGTCGTGCGGGGGAGGGTCGCCGGCGTCGGCATGGAGGTCAACGTCGACTACCTCGGGCTGCGCGCGGTCGACCTCGCCGGCGGCGTCGTCGCCGAGGCCGTCGAGGCGGCCGACCTGCGCGGCAGCGACCCCGACGTCGTCCTCGACCGCCTCGCGGCGCTGGCCGCACCCGTGCTCGCGGGGCTCGCGACCGACGGCGTCCGCGTCGCGGGCACCGCGCTCGCCCTGCCCGGCCTCGTGGACCGCGTCACCGGCCCGCTGCGGTACGCGCCGAACCTCGGCTGGCGCGACGTCGACGTCGTCGCGCGCCTCGCGGCCCACCCCGGCCTCGCCGCCCTGCCGCCGCGGGTCGCCAACGAGGCCAACCTCGCCGCCCGCGCCGAGGCCCACGCGCGACGCGGCGAGGTGCCGCCGTCGTTCCTCTACGTCTCCGGTGAGGTCGGCGTCGGTGGCGCGCTCGTCCTCGACGGCGAGATCTTCCTCGGCCGGCACGGCTGGAGCGGCGAGATCGGGCACGTCGTCGTCGACGGCGGCCCCGCCGGCACGCGGCCGGTGTCGCTCGAGCAGCACGCCGGGCAGGACGCGATCGCGCAGGCTGCGGGCCTCGTGACAGGTGCGCCGTTCGCCGAGGTCGCCGAGGCCGTGGCCGCAGGCGACGCCCGCGCCCGGGACGCCGTGCACGCGGCGGCGCGCTGGCTCGGCCTCGCGCTGGCCACCGTCGCCAACGTGGTCGACGTCAGCGAGGTCGTGCTCGGCGGCACCTTCGGGCTCGTCTACGACGAGGTCCGGGACGTCGTCGCCGACACGCTCGCGGACCGCGTCATCTTCGCGCCCTGGTCCGCGCCCGTCGTCAGCCGGTCGGCGGCGGGCGACTACCCGGCGATGACGGGCGGCGCGCTGGCGGTACTGCGCACGGTCGTCGCCGACCCGACCCCCTGGTTCGCGTCGACGACCCCGGTCTGA
- a CDS encoding lactonase family protein, with product MSATTPLWIGTFPEAGIGTTAGLGEGVWRVDIDVATGALGEPRLVAATPAPTFVATHRSGRWLYALGEDVAGTVTAFEVTDDGDLVARATVASGGDGPCHLLVADDVLHVVHYGDGSLAVAPLTPDGALAPDVVASGRPAQVHPHTGTGPDTSRQEGPHAHFVAVTPDRRHVLVADLGTDELRRYRRGDDGLLTPDGVAAVLTPGTGPRHVAFSADGRHLYVAGELDASVHVLLWDAATATGTAVQQVPAVPDDEAADGVRRSPSHVLLSGDRLLLGVRALGLRGPDALSTFDVHRDGTLTAPVTQPLGGPTPRHHEVVHGWVVVALQDAHALVVLDPHGGEVSRARIPSPACVVPAVQHQSVTPA from the coding sequence GTGAGCGCGACGACACCGCTGTGGATCGGCACATTCCCGGAGGCCGGCATCGGCACGACCGCCGGGCTCGGCGAGGGCGTCTGGCGCGTCGACATCGACGTCGCGACGGGCGCCCTGGGCGAGCCCCGGCTGGTCGCCGCCACCCCGGCGCCGACGTTCGTCGCGACGCACCGCTCCGGACGGTGGCTGTACGCGCTCGGCGAGGACGTCGCGGGCACCGTCACGGCGTTCGAGGTCACCGACGACGGTGACCTCGTCGCGCGCGCGACCGTCGCGTCGGGCGGGGACGGGCCGTGCCACCTCCTCGTCGCCGACGACGTGCTCCACGTCGTCCACTACGGCGACGGCAGCCTGGCCGTCGCCCCGCTCACCCCGGACGGCGCGCTCGCACCCGACGTCGTCGCGTCGGGACGCCCCGCGCAGGTCCACCCGCACACCGGGACGGGCCCGGACACGAGCCGTCAGGAGGGCCCGCACGCGCACTTCGTCGCGGTCACCCCCGACCGGCGCCACGTGCTCGTCGCCGACCTCGGCACCGACGAGCTGCGCCGCTACCGCCGCGGTGACGACGGCCTGCTCACCCCCGACGGCGTCGCGGCCGTCCTCACCCCCGGCACCGGCCCCCGCCACGTCGCGTTCTCCGCCGACGGTCGCCACCTGTACGTCGCCGGGGAGCTCGACGCGAGCGTCCACGTGCTGCTGTGGGACGCCGCCACGGCCACCGGCACCGCCGTCCAGCAGGTCCCCGCCGTCCCCGACGACGAGGCGGCCGACGGCGTGCGGCGCTCGCCGTCCCACGTCCTGCTCAGCGGCGACCGCCTCCTGCTGGGCGTGCGCGCGCTCGGGCTGCGCGGCCCGGACGCCCTCAGCACGTTCGACGTGCACCGCGACGGCACCCTCACCGCGCCCGTCACGCAGCCGCTCGGTGGCCCGACGCCCCGGCACCACGAGGTCGTGCACGGCTGGGTCGTCGTCGCGCTGCAGGACGCGCACGCGCTCGTCGTCCTCGACCCGCACGGCGGCGAGGTGTCCCGCGCGCGCATCCCGTCACCGGCGTGCGTCGTGCCCGCGGTCCAGCACCAGAGCGTCACCCCGGCGTGA
- a CDS encoding response regulator gives MTRVVVADDQPVVLEGFAAILGAAADLEVVGTAPDGVELVDLVTRTRPDVAVVDVRMPQLDGIAATRRIRDAHPATHVLMLTTFDLEEYVADALQAGASGFLLKDVPAARLVEGVRLVAAGALLLGPRVARRLAADGPRRPVPGLDRVTAREREVLAAVAQGLSNAEVAARLGIGEQTVKTHVSELLRKLGRRDRAQLVVAAYEGGVVTPG, from the coding sequence GTGACGCGGGTCGTCGTCGCGGACGACCAACCCGTCGTCCTCGAGGGCTTCGCCGCGATCCTCGGTGCCGCCGCCGACCTCGAGGTCGTCGGCACGGCCCCGGACGGCGTCGAGCTCGTCGACCTCGTCACGCGGACCCGCCCGGACGTCGCCGTCGTCGACGTCCGGATGCCGCAGCTGGACGGCATCGCCGCGACCCGGCGGATCCGCGACGCGCACCCGGCCACGCACGTGCTCATGCTGACGACGTTCGACCTCGAGGAGTACGTGGCCGACGCCCTGCAGGCCGGCGCGTCGGGGTTCCTGCTCAAGGACGTCCCCGCGGCGCGGCTCGTCGAGGGCGTGCGGCTCGTGGCGGCCGGGGCGCTGCTGCTCGGCCCGCGGGTGGCGCGACGCCTCGCGGCGGACGGCCCCCGGCGTCCCGTGCCCGGGCTCGACCGCGTCACCGCCCGCGAGCGCGAGGTGCTGGCCGCCGTCGCGCAGGGACTGTCGAACGCCGAGGTCGCCGCCCGGCTGGGGATCGGCGAGCAGACCGTCAAGACGCACGTGTCGGAGCTGCTGCGCAAGCTCGGACGCCGCGACCGCGCGCAGCTGGTCGTGGCCGCCTACGAGGGCGGCGTCGTCACGCCGGGGTGA
- a CDS encoding sensor histidine kinase: MTTATADTPAPTPATVAWLADRWRRLDHPALLTWVVAASLTIAVAAFLAVTPLWLPETVWYRRYSDTYPASHAPDPQRWFGLVATCAGLLGVAAVAVAPRLPWLAWLAATVPFVLLPVYGTALASSWLALASVAVVVATRRPRVAILPWTTAVALVLGWHVGGHDLLFPHGPGGPSSGTSGLLAGLGIAAYTTGAVAFAALLGHVLRTSAARTRDAESVAHDAVATTASVTERARLARELHDVVAHHVSLVAVRAESAPYSVPDLDPRAAATFAHIAEDARTALVELRHVLAVLRRDDDVPLAPLPTADPDALVSTAREAGQEVTVEGTWPRTDAGVGHVLHRAVQEGLSNARRHAPGARVHVRIADGPGVVGFRMTNGAGDATDVRPAHGLTGMSERVEALGGTVSAQVEDGTFVLVVSLPVDEP; encoded by the coding sequence ATGACCACCGCGACGGCCGACACGCCCGCCCCGACCCCCGCGACCGTCGCGTGGCTCGCCGACCGCTGGCGGCGCCTCGACCATCCCGCCCTCCTGACGTGGGTCGTCGCCGCGTCGCTCACGATCGCGGTCGCCGCGTTCCTGGCCGTGACACCGCTGTGGCTGCCCGAGACGGTCTGGTACCGCCGGTACAGCGACACGTACCCGGCCTCGCACGCACCCGACCCGCAGCGGTGGTTCGGGCTGGTCGCGACGTGCGCCGGGCTCCTCGGCGTCGCCGCCGTGGCCGTCGCGCCGCGCCTGCCGTGGCTCGCGTGGCTCGCAGCCACCGTCCCGTTCGTCCTGCTGCCGGTCTACGGGACGGCGCTCGCGTCGTCGTGGCTCGCACTCGCCTCGGTCGCGGTCGTCGTCGCGACGCGGCGCCCCCGGGTCGCGATCCTGCCGTGGACGACGGCCGTCGCCCTGGTGCTCGGCTGGCACGTGGGCGGCCATGACCTGCTGTTCCCGCACGGTCCCGGTGGGCCCAGCAGCGGGACGAGCGGCCTCCTCGCCGGGCTGGGCATCGCTGCGTACACCACCGGCGCCGTGGCGTTCGCCGCGTTGCTCGGCCACGTCCTGCGGACGTCCGCCGCACGGACGCGCGACGCGGAGTCGGTCGCCCACGACGCCGTCGCGACCACCGCGTCCGTCACCGAGCGCGCCAGGCTGGCCCGCGAGCTGCACGACGTCGTCGCGCACCACGTGTCGCTCGTCGCCGTCCGCGCCGAGAGCGCGCCCTACAGCGTCCCCGACCTCGACCCGCGCGCGGCGGCGACCTTCGCGCACATCGCCGAGGACGCCCGGACCGCTCTGGTCGAGCTGCGGCACGTGCTCGCCGTCCTGCGGCGCGACGACGACGTCCCGCTGGCGCCGCTCCCGACGGCCGACCCGGACGCGCTCGTCTCCACGGCGCGGGAGGCCGGGCAGGAGGTGACGGTCGAGGGGACGTGGCCGCGCACCGACGCCGGCGTCGGCCACGTGCTGCACCGCGCCGTGCAGGAGGGTCTGAGCAACGCGCGCCGCCACGCACCCGGCGCGCGCGTGCACGTCCGCATCGCCGACGGCCCGGGCGTCGTCGGGTTCCGGATGACGAACGGCGCGGGCGACGCCACCGACGTCCGCCCGGCGCACGGGCTGACAGGCATGAGCGAGCGCGTGGAGGCGCTCGGCGGCACCGTGTCCGCGCAGGTCGAGGACGGTACGTTCGTGCTCGTGGTCAGCCTGCCCGTCGACGAGCCGTGA